One genomic segment of Ignavibacteriota bacterium includes these proteins:
- a CDS encoding U32 family peptidase translates to MLQKNIEVMAPVGSWEALSAAIKAGCNSIYFGVEQLNMRARSSINFTVEDLTKVAEICKENKIKSYITLNTTLYDHDITLMKNIMDAAKQNGIDAVIVSDHAAMSYAKKINYPVHISTQSNVSNIETVEFYADYADVIVMARELSLQQVASIANEIERRNIIGPSGNLIEVEVFAHGALCMAVSGKCYLSLHSHNSSANRGACIQNCRREYTVIDKEEGIELNIDNEYIMSAKDLATIDFLDKVLNAGVKVLKIEGRGRSADYVYTTVKCYREAVDSILEGTYTKEKIEDWKTRLATVYNRGFWDGYYLGRKTGEWSDAYGSKATTKKIYVAKGIKYFSKIKVGEFLLEAHNLKKGDKILITGPTTGVVETIVNEIRVDDKNVDEVTQGENFSIQIDELIRPSDKLYKVVENN, encoded by the coding sequence ATGTTACAAAAAAATATAGAAGTTATGGCTCCCGTTGGTTCATGGGAAGCGTTAAGTGCCGCAATAAAAGCAGGGTGCAACTCAATTTATTTTGGTGTTGAGCAATTAAATATGCGCGCACGCTCATCAATAAATTTTACAGTTGAAGATTTAACAAAAGTTGCGGAAATCTGTAAAGAAAATAAAATTAAATCATATATCACGCTAAACACAACTTTGTATGATCATGACATTACATTAATGAAAAATATAATGGATGCCGCAAAACAAAATGGAATTGATGCCGTAATTGTTTCAGATCATGCGGCAATGAGTTATGCAAAAAAAATAAATTATCCGGTTCATATTTCTACTCAATCAAATGTAAGTAATATTGAAACGGTAGAATTCTATGCAGATTATGCAGATGTTATTGTAATGGCTCGCGAGTTAAGCTTACAGCAAGTAGCAAGCATTGCAAACGAAATTGAAAGAAGAAATATAATTGGTCCATCCGGAAATTTAATTGAAGTAGAAGTTTTTGCCCATGGTGCGCTTTGTATGGCTGTTTCCGGAAAATGTTATTTAAGTCTGCACTCTCATAATTCATCGGCAAATCGCGGAGCTTGCATTCAAAATTGCAGAAGAGAATATACAGTTATTGATAAAGAAGAAGGAATTGAACTCAATATTGATAACGAATACATAATGAGTGCAAAAGATTTGGCAACAATTGATTTTCTTGATAAAGTTTTAAATGCCGGAGTTAAAGTTTTAAAAATTGAAGGTCGTGGAAGATCAGCAGATTATGTTTACACAACCGTTAAATGTTACCGCGAAGCTGTTGATTCAATTTTAGAAGGAACTTACACAAAAGAAAAAATTGAAGATTGGAAAACTAGATTGGCAACTGTTTATAATCGCGGCTTCTGGGATGGTTATTATCTTGGCAGAAAAACTGGTGAATGGAGCGATGCTTATGGATCCAAAGCTACAACAAAGAAAATTTATGTTGCAAAGGGAATAAAATATTTTTCTAAAATTAAGGTCGGTGAATTTTTGTTGGAGGCGCATAATTTAAAAAAAGGCGATAAAATTTTAATTACGGGACCAACTACCGGAGTAGTTGAAACAATCGTTAATGAAATTAGAGTTGATGATAAAAATGTTGATGAGGTTACACAAGGAGAGAATTTCTCAATACAAATTGATGAATTAATTAGACCATCTGATAAGTTGTATAAAGTTGTTGAAAATAATTAA
- a CDS encoding response regulator transcription factor codes for MNKIKIFLVDDHVIVRDSLKLALNSEENMFVIGEAGNSVDAIEQILYKNPDVVLMDINLPGKDGLSTAKEIKKIKNSIKILILTMLDNELYVFDAFKSNINGFVYKDSSIRELLKAIEIVYSGERYFNEQIKNKILNHIAAKGKLDEENSIKELILTKRQIEIIKLAATGLTSKEIAAKLYLSELTVIKHRKNIIHKLELKNFTEVVSYAYTHQII; via the coding sequence ATGAACAAAATTAAAATATTTCTTGTTGATGATCATGTTATAGTGAGGGACAGTTTAAAGCTGGCATTAAATTCAGAAGAAAATATGTTTGTTATTGGAGAAGCTGGAAATAGTGTTGATGCAATTGAGCAAATTTTATATAAAAATCCCGATGTTGTTTTAATGGACATAAATTTACCGGGAAAGGACGGTTTAAGTACTGCCAAGGAAATTAAAAAGATAAAAAATTCAATAAAAATTCTAATACTTACAATGCTTGATAACGAATTATATGTTTTTGATGCTTTTAAAAGTAACATTAACGGATTTGTTTATAAAGATTCAAGCATTAGGGAATTATTAAAAGCCATTGAAATAGTATATTCTGGTGAAAGATACTTTAATGAGCAAATTAAAAACAAAATATTAAATCATATTGCAGCCAAAGGAAAACTTGATGAGGAAAACAGCATCAAAGAATTAATTCTAACCAAAAGACAGATTGAAATAATCAAATTAGCTGCTACCGGCTTAACAAGTAAAGAAATAGCAGCAAAATTATATTTAAGCGAACTTACTGTAATTAAACATAGAAAAAACATAATTCATAAATTAGAATTAAAAAATTTTACCGAAGTAGTAAGTTATGCATATACACATCAAATAATTTAA
- a CDS encoding cytochrome c3 family protein, producing the protein MSNFRILITIIFIIFTTQKYFTENNFHSNLKNNCQICHVNQNNISEDAFKPLWTNNLIEEYYIPYESSSLDANVGQPSNISKMCLSCHDGTIASDDNSGITNETYNIVRSGMNYNHPISFTYDFLLAQKDRELYIPETTPSGLGNTIRNDLLIDGKMECTSCHNPHETRSDTKMLIISNEKSKLCLTCHIK; encoded by the coding sequence ATGAGTAATTTTAGAATTTTAATTACAATTATTTTTATAATTTTCACAACGCAAAAATATTTTACAGAAAATAATTTTCATTCCAATCTCAAAAACAACTGCCAAATATGTCACGTAAATCAAAATAATATAAGTGAAGACGCATTTAAACCTTTGTGGACAAATAATTTAATTGAGGAATATTATATTCCATATGAAAGCAGCTCGTTAGATGCAAATGTGGGCCAGCCAAGCAACATTTCAAAAATGTGTTTAAGTTGTCACGATGGAACAATTGCATCCGATGATAATAGCGGAATAACCAATGAAACTTATAATATTGTTAGATCCGGAATGAATTACAATCATCCAATTTCGTTTACTTATGATTTTTTACTAGCCCAAAAAGATAGAGAACTTTATATTCCCGAAACCACACCATCCGGATTAGGAAATACAATTAGGAACGATTTGCTGATTGATGGAAAAATGGAATGTACCTCTTGTCATAATCCACACGAAACAAGGTCTGATACAAAAATGTTAATCATTTCAAATGAAAAAAGTAAATTATGCCTTACTTGCCATATTAAATAA
- a CDS encoding sensor histidine kinase, whose protein sequence is MHQKLTELLETIKKRPFSIVIISIAFGIVGAFIDAVIDYLFFYEEELLEVFIPNISSHEFYMRVMLIFTLTSFSFLIVFLLKRINKYENQLKTINEHLEEMVIQRTKEFGDLFSQSPFAKALLNKNFEISETNLSWNKYFNFDKSIMTGSNLFDNKYFANLGLENNFLSVRNEIKPFESESIYIEELDKILTLNIYPITNNQNDVEKIVCNLEDITDRIKRYESDKELEINKISMKTIFDILETERARLANELHDEIGQKLMISKLHLELLKKECNIIPEKFDEIIKYLQNTNADIKNIVYALYPPELKKYGLVEAIRSRINNCSKIGNYNLDFRINGNYTQLKKEIELGIYRIFQEAFSNITKHAKANSVKSSITFFEKQILCVIQDDGIGFNLEQTFGESKKYGLISMSERAKILGGNLEIETSLHNGTKIFIELPRIEKSNEQN, encoded by the coding sequence ATGCACCAAAAACTTACTGAGCTGTTAGAAACAATAAAAAAACGTCCGTTTTCCATCGTAATCATTTCCATTGCGTTCGGAATAGTTGGTGCGTTTATAGATGCCGTAATTGATTATTTGTTTTTCTATGAAGAAGAACTACTGGAAGTTTTTATTCCCAACATTTCCTCGCATGAATTTTATATGAGAGTTATGTTGATTTTCACGCTTACTTCATTCAGTTTTTTAATTGTCTTTTTATTAAAGAGAATTAATAAGTATGAAAATCAACTTAAAACCATAAATGAACACTTAGAAGAAATGGTTATTCAACGCACAAAGGAATTTGGCGATTTATTTTCACAATCACCCTTTGCCAAAGCATTGTTGAACAAGAATTTTGAAATTAGTGAAACCAATCTTTCGTGGAACAAATACTTCAATTTTGATAAATCAATAATGACCGGATCAAATTTATTTGATAACAAGTACTTTGCAAATTTAGGTTTAGAAAACAATTTTCTTTCGGTAAGAAACGAAATTAAACCTTTTGAAAGCGAATCAATTTATATTGAAGAATTAGATAAAATTTTAACGTTAAATATATATCCAATTACAAATAACCAAAACGATGTTGAAAAAATAGTTTGCAATCTTGAAGATATTACAGATAGAATAAAAAGATATGAATCAGACAAAGAACTTGAAATCAATAAAATTTCAATGAAAACAATTTTTGATATTCTTGAAACCGAAAGAGCAAGATTAGCAAATGAACTTCATGATGAAATTGGGCAAAAACTTATGATTTCAAAACTACATCTTGAATTATTAAAAAAAGAATGCAATATAATTCCAGAAAAATTTGATGAAATAATTAAATATCTGCAAAATACAAATGCCGATATAAAAAATATTGTTTATGCACTTTATCCGCCAGAATTAAAAAAGTATGGATTAGTTGAAGCAATTAGATCGAGAATTAATAATTGCAGCAAAATAGGAAATTATAATTTAGATTTTAGAATCAACGGAAATTACACACAGCTTAAGAAAGAAATAGAATTGGGAATTTATAGGATTTTCCAAGAAGCGTTTAGTAATATTACAAAACACGCAAAAGCCAATTCTGTTAAAAGCAGTATTACTTTTTTCGAAAAACAAATTCTGTGCGTTATTCAAGATGATGGAATAGGATTTAATTTAGAACAAACTTTTGGCGAATCAAAAAAATATGGTTTAATTTCAATGAGCGAAAGAGCAAAAATATTAGGAGGGAATTTGGAAATTGAAACATCACTTCATAACGGAACAAAAATATTTATTGAATTACCAAGGATTGAAAAAAGCAATGAACAAAATTAA
- a CDS encoding metallophosphoesterase family protein yields MSILSKSKILIICFILLSLNVFAQKPARTDALVSFANNGAPENIILTWKGNTSTSQAVTWRTDSSIDSGFAEIALADASPDFLQSAIKYFAITDSLTTENGLKYYHSVNFENLNPNTLYAYRVGKSEHWSEWFHFKTASDKNEPFSFIYFGDAQNNILSLWSRAIRSAYSEAPKAKFMIHAGDLINRANEDREWREWFDAGDWIHAMVPSIPSPGNHEYAKDDLGNRYLSKFWKPQFTLPENGVAGLEESNYYIDYQNVRIISLNSNEKHEEQVAWLENILKNNPQKWTVITYHHPLYSGGSGRDNKELRDLWKPIFDKHNVDIALQGHDHTYARGRNLLSGVNVKDESGGTMYVVSVSGPKMYKINEERWMDRAAQNTQLFQIINVDGDTLNYKAITVTGKVYDEFDLVKQKNKPNLLIDKNPGPPERDFNSRD; encoded by the coding sequence ATGAGCATTTTATCTAAATCTAAAATTTTAATAATTTGTTTTATTTTATTAAGCTTAAATGTTTTTGCTCAAAAACCAGCAAGAACAGATGCCTTGGTTTCATTTGCAAATAACGGAGCTCCAGAAAATATAATTCTAACCTGGAAAGGAAATACTTCAACTTCTCAAGCCGTAACTTGGAGAACTGATTCAAGCATAGATTCCGGATTTGCAGAAATTGCTCTGGCAGATGCGTCTCCCGATTTTCTTCAATCTGCAATAAAATATTTTGCAATTACAGATTCACTCACAACCGAAAATGGATTGAAATATTATCACTCGGTAAATTTTGAAAATTTGAATCCAAATACTTTGTATGCTTACAGAGTTGGAAAAAGTGAACATTGGAGCGAATGGTTTCACTTCAAAACTGCTTCAGATAAAAATGAGCCTTTCAGCTTTATTTATTTTGGAGATGCACAAAATAATATTCTCTCGCTTTGGTCAAGAGCAATTCGATCCGCATATTCAGAAGCGCCAAAAGCAAAGTTCATGATTCATGCTGGGGATTTAATAAACAGAGCAAACGAAGATCGTGAATGGCGTGAATGGTTTGATGCTGGCGATTGGATTCATGCAATGGTTCCATCAATTCCTTCTCCCGGAAATCATGAATATGCAAAAGATGATTTGGGAAATAGATATTTAAGTAAATTTTGGAAACCGCAATTTACACTTCCGGAAAATGGTGTTGCCGGTTTGGAAGAATCCAACTATTATATTGATTACCAAAATGTGAGAATCATAAGTTTAAATTCTAATGAAAAACATGAGGAACAAGTTGCTTGGTTGGAAAATATTTTAAAAAATAATCCGCAAAAATGGACAGTTATAACTTATCATCATCCGTTATATTCCGGCGGCAGCGGAAGAGACAACAAAGAACTTCGCGATTTGTGGAAACCTATTTTCGATAAACATAATGTTGATATTGCTCTACAAGGTCACGATCATACTTACGCGCGCGGAAGAAATTTATTAAGCGGCGTAAATGTTAAAGATGAATCTGGCGGAACAATGTATGTAGTTTCCGTTAGCGGACCAAAAATGTACAAAATTAATGAAGAAAGATGGATGGATCGCGCGGCTCAAAATACTCAACTTTTTCAAATAATTAACGTTGATGGCGACACATTAAATTATAAAGCAATTACCGTTACCGGAAAAGTCTATGATGAATTTGATTTGGTGAAACAAAAAAACAAACCGAATTTATTAATTGATAAAAATCCCGGTCCGCCCGAAAGAGATTTTAATTCTAGGGATTAA
- a CDS encoding SPFH domain-containing protein, with protein MSKEITKSEMSGWTVLFSNIILSLISIALFIYGIVMLSRWHTDGGGFVLALGIFLFLLSFLLYFGFFTVEPNEAIVLILFGKYVGTEKTVGFRWANPFYTKKKISLRVRNFDSEKLKVNDQKGNPIEISAVVVWKVDDTAEAVFEVDDYLNYVHVQSESAIRHLATSYPYDNSEGNELSLRSSIDIVSEHLQKEIHERVSAAGVTVLEARINHLAYSPEIAQAMLQRQQAEAIIAARQKIVEGAVSMVEMALERLKKQNVIELDEERKANMVSNLMVVLCSDRATQPVINTGSLY; from the coding sequence ATGAGCAAGGAAATTACAAAATCTGAAATGAGCGGCTGGACAGTTTTATTTTCAAATATTATACTTTCGCTTATTTCAATTGCACTTTTTATTTATGGAATTGTTATGTTATCGCGTTGGCACACCGATGGTGGCGGATTTGTTTTGGCTTTAGGAATTTTTCTTTTTCTACTTTCCTTTTTACTTTACTTTGGATTTTTTACTGTTGAACCAAATGAAGCTATTGTTTTAATACTCTTTGGGAAATATGTCGGAACCGAAAAAACTGTTGGTTTCCGCTGGGCAAATCCATTTTACACAAAAAAGAAAATTTCACTGCGCGTGAGGAATTTTGACAGCGAAAAATTAAAAGTGAATGATCAAAAAGGCAATCCCATTGAAATTTCTGCTGTTGTAGTTTGGAAAGTTGACGATACGGCAGAAGCTGTTTTTGAAGTCGATGATTATTTAAATTATGTTCACGTTCAATCCGAATCTGCAATTAGGCATTTGGCAACATCATATCCGTATGATAATTCTGAAGGTAATGAACTTAGTTTGCGTTCTTCAATCGATATTGTATCAGAACATCTGCAAAAAGAAATTCATGAAAGAGTAAGTGCCGCCGGCGTTACTGTTTTGGAAGCAAGAATTAATCATTTGGCATATTCTCCGGAAATTGCACAAGCAATGCTGCAAAGACAACAAGCAGAGGCAATTATTGCTGCACGACAAAAAATTGTTGAGGGCGCAGTAAGTATGGTTGAAATGGCTTTGGAAAGATTGAAAAAACAAAATGTAATTGAGTTGGATGAAGAAAGAAAAGCTAATATGGTGAGCAATTTAATGGTTGTTTTGTGTTCTGATAGAGCAACTCAGCCCGTAATTAATACCGGATCTTTGTACTAA
- a CDS encoding TolB family protein — MKHPFAHVMILFLFPLYFASAQVKNDSIGIFENSVDVGNVLVAGSAVFNSNKNSYKISGSGENMWFDKDAFHYVWKTISGDFSLSSEINWIGTGTNPHRKAGIIIRQNLNAGSAYIDAVIHGDGLTSLQYRETETGTTREIQSNIKSPNKINLEKIGNDVHLSTSENDKDFQYSGCSFKINFDEPFYVGIGVCSHDKNILETAIFSNVELKTFNQIADGEEMLESSLETINIESKDRKVIYHTKNHIEAPNWSLDGKYFIFNSNGLLYKLSAIGGTPEKINTDFAIRCNNDHGLSPDNSQIVISDQSEQDGKSRIYTLPVIGGTPKLITKNAPSYWHGWSPDGNTLVYCAERNGEYDVYSVSINGGDETRLTYAKGLDDGPEYSPDGKFIYFNSVRTGKMQIWRMNSDGNEQTQITNDEFNNWFPHPSPDGKWIVFLTYEKDVDGHPTNKDVMLRLMSLETGEIQILTKLFGGQGTINVPSWSPDSKNIAFVSYRITWY; from the coding sequence ATGAAACATCCCTTTGCGCATGTGATGATCCTTTTTTTATTCCCATTATATTTTGCTTCTGCCCAAGTTAAAAATGATTCTATCGGAATTTTTGAAAACAGCGTCGATGTTGGAAATGTTTTAGTAGCTGGTTCTGCGGTTTTTAATTCAAATAAAAATTCTTACAAAATTAGCGGAAGCGGTGAAAATATGTGGTTTGATAAAGACGCATTTCACTATGTTTGGAAAACAATCTCCGGTGATTTTTCGCTTTCTTCAGAAATAAATTGGATTGGTACCGGCACAAATCCGCATAGAAAAGCTGGAATAATAATTAGACAAAATTTAAATGCCGGTTCTGCATACATTGACGCTGTAATTCACGGCGACGGATTAACCTCCCTTCAATATCGTGAAACAGAAACCGGAACAACTCGAGAAATCCAATCAAATATAAAATCGCCAAATAAAATTAACCTTGAAAAAATTGGAAATGATGTACACTTATCAACTTCAGAAAATGATAAAGATTTTCAATATTCCGGGTGTAGTTTCAAAATTAATTTCGATGAGCCTTTTTATGTTGGAATTGGCGTTTGTTCGCATGATAAAAATATTCTTGAGACTGCAATATTCTCAAATGTTGAACTCAAAACATTTAATCAAATTGCCGATGGAGAAGAAATGTTAGAAAGCTCTTTAGAAACTATCAATATTGAGTCGAAAGATAGAAAAGTAATTTATCATACAAAAAATCATATTGAAGCGCCTAATTGGTCTTTGGATGGAAAATATTTTATTTTCAATAGTAATGGATTGTTGTACAAACTTTCGGCAATCGGCGGAACTCCGGAAAAAATAAATACAGACTTTGCAATTCGATGTAATAACGATCATGGTCTTTCACCGGATAATAGTCAAATAGTAATTAGTGATCAGTCCGAACAAGATGGAAAATCAAGAATTTATACTTTACCCGTAATCGGAGGAACTCCGAAATTAATTACAAAAAATGCACCGAGTTATTGGCATGGCTGGTCTCCAGATGGAAACACTTTAGTTTATTGTGCAGAAAGAAATGGAGAGTATGATGTTTATTCAGTTTCGATAAATGGCGGAGACGAAACCCGACTTACTTATGCAAAGGGATTGGATGACGGTCCGGAATATTCACCGGATGGAAAATTTATTTATTTTAATTCTGTAAGAACCGGCAAAATGCAAATTTGGCGAATGAATTCCGATGGAAACGAACAAACTCAAATTACAAATGATGAATTCAACAATTGGTTTCCCCATCCTTCGCCAGATGGAAAATGGATTGTTTTTTTAACTTATGAAAAAGATGTTGATGGACATCCGACAAATAAAGATGTTATGTTAAGACTAATGTCTCTTGAAACCGGAGAAATTCAAATTCTTACAAAATTATTTGGCGGACAAGGAACTATAAATGTTCCGTCTTGGTCGCCCGATAGTAAGAATATTGCTTTTGTGAGTTATAGAATAACTTGGTATTAA
- a CDS encoding ferredoxin, protein MISISYFRNKCIGCNACVEADPNRWRVSKKDGKCNLIGSKEKKGIYLIHVGNEEIDSIKAASKNCPAKIIKFTIK, encoded by the coding sequence ATGATTTCAATTTCATATTTCAGAAATAAATGTATTGGCTGCAATGCTTGTGTTGAAGCAGATCCAAATCGATGGCGTGTATCTAAGAAAGACGGTAAATGTAATTTAATTGGCAGCAAAGAGAAAAAGGGAATTTATTTAATTCATGTTGGCAACGAAGAAATTGATTCTATTAAAGCAGCTTCAAAAAATTGTCCGGCAAAAATTATTAAGTTTACAATTAAATAA
- a CDS encoding creatininase family protein, producing MSIRPYVLSELNWKTVKESEYKVAILPWGATEAHNYHLPYSTDSYQSEYIAIESAKIASEKGASVIVLPNIPFGVNTSQLGIKLTINMNPSTQIFLLKDIVDSLVKHNIEKLVILNGHGGNDFKPAIRELQNVFPNVFIAQINWFQILNHSNYFEVSGEHADEMETSNMLAIKPELVLPLDEAGDGKLNKFTINGFNEGWVWAPRLWHKATNDTGIGNPKLATAEKGKKYLNDVTNIIAKFLIDLSEVSINNLYENH from the coding sequence ATGTCAATCAGACCATATGTTTTATCAGAACTTAATTGGAAAACTGTTAAAGAATCAGAATACAAAGTTGCTATTCTGCCGTGGGGCGCAACCGAAGCCCACAATTATCATCTTCCTTATTCAACAGATTCATATCAAAGTGAATATATTGCAATTGAATCTGCAAAAATTGCTTCCGAAAAAGGAGCGAGTGTAATTGTGCTTCCAAATATTCCATTTGGAGTAAATACTTCGCAGCTTGGAATTAAGCTAACTATAAATATGAATCCATCAACACAAATATTTTTGCTGAAAGACATTGTTGATTCTTTAGTAAAACACAATATTGAAAAGTTGGTAATTTTAAACGGACACGGCGGAAATGATTTTAAACCGGCAATTAGAGAATTACAGAATGTTTTTCCAAATGTTTTTATTGCACAAATAAATTGGTTTCAAATTTTAAATCATTCAAATTATTTTGAAGTTTCCGGTGAACATGCAGACGAAATGGAAACCAGCAATATGCTCGCAATTAAACCGGAATTAGTTTTACCACTTGATGAAGCCGGTGATGGAAAGTTAAATAAATTTACAATTAACGGTTTTAATGAAGGCTGGGTTTGGGCTCCAAGACTTTGGCACAAAGCTACAAATGATACCGGAATTGGAAATCCAAAATTAGCAACTGCCGAAAAAGGAAAAAAATATTTAAATGATGTTACAAATATAATTGCAAAATTTTTGATTGATCTTTCTGAAGTTTCTATTAATAACCTATATGAAAACCATTAA
- a CDS encoding PaaI family thioesterase: MKQKVINKQNNSKMCFVCGMENKLGLKASFYEMENEELVATFTPKEIHQSYPGRLHGGIASTILDEAIGRAILMKDENMWGVTLELNVKFKKPVPYNEELKVICKITNETSRTFEGEGRIVLPNGEVAVVAQGKYFKMHVNKITDVDFTADQWFNVKDEKDPKEIEII, from the coding sequence ATGAAACAAAAAGTAATCAATAAACAAAATAATTCTAAAATGTGTTTTGTCTGCGGAATGGAAAATAAGCTTGGTTTAAAAGCTTCATTTTATGAGATGGAAAATGAAGAATTGGTTGCCACATTTACACCTAAAGAAATTCATCAAAGTTACCCCGGAAGACTTCATGGTGGAATTGCATCAACAATTTTGGATGAAGCAATTGGTCGTGCAATACTAATGAAAGATGAAAACATGTGGGGTGTTACTTTAGAGCTTAATGTCAAATTCAAAAAACCCGTTCCTTATAATGAAGAACTAAAAGTAATCTGCAAAATAACAAATGAAACTTCCCGTACTTTTGAAGGCGAAGGAAGAATTGTTTTGCCAAATGGTGAAGTTGCGGTTGTTGCACAAGGAAAATATTTTAAAATGCATGTCAATAAAATTACTGATGTAGATTTTACTGCCGATCAGTGGTTTAATGTAAAAGATGAAAAAGATCCAAAGGAAATTGAAATAATTTAA
- a CDS encoding 6-bladed beta-propeller — translation MKSLIIFILVFTYFSFKTHSQEKGTPNPNFKIKFVTTVSSKSDLFKTDIMDVVSDFVFGQSEQNLIKPVNTTVIDSNNYWILDQQLKTIITVDIKNKIFEKIIFTEELNSLVGLCRINNSSLLFSDSKKNAIYFYEIEAEKMKIFNNSPRINRPTGIAYSEIKKEVWCVQTGDHTILILDENGNIKKSLGLRGTGDGEFNFPTHIWIDSNGYVYIVDSMNYRVQVFDLDGNFIKMFGEQGDATGYLASPKGIAVDSFGNIYIVDALFHSVQIFDINGNYLNSFGSQGKSENKFWLPQGIFIDENNKIYVSDSYNSRIQIFQLVFE, via the coding sequence ATGAAATCTTTAATTATATTTATTTTAGTTTTCACTTACTTTTCTTTTAAAACGCATTCGCAAGAAAAAGGGACACCGAACCCAAATTTTAAAATAAAATTTGTCACAACTGTCTCAAGCAAATCTGATTTATTCAAAACCGACATAATGGACGTCGTGTCCGATTTCGTTTTTGGACAAAGTGAACAAAATTTAATTAAACCGGTAAATACCACAGTAATTGATTCAAACAATTATTGGATTTTAGATCAACAATTGAAAACGATAATAACCGTAGATATAAAAAATAAAATTTTTGAAAAAATAATTTTTACTGAGGAACTGAACTCTTTAGTTGGGCTGTGTAGAATAAACAATTCAAGTTTGTTATTTTCCGATTCAAAAAAAAATGCAATCTATTTTTATGAAATAGAAGCAGAAAAAATGAAAATATTTAACAATTCTCCCAGAATAAACAGACCGACCGGTATTGCATATTCCGAAATTAAAAAGGAAGTTTGGTGTGTTCAAACAGGAGATCACACAATTTTGATTTTAGATGAAAATGGAAATATTAAGAAAAGTTTAGGGTTACGAGGAACAGGAGACGGGGAGTTTAATTTTCCTACCCATATTTGGATAGACTCAAATGGATATGTTTACATTGTAGATTCAATGAATTATCGAGTTCAGGTTTTTGATTTGGACGGAAATTTTATAAAAATGTTTGGAGAACAAGGCGATGCAACCGGTTATCTTGCAAGCCCTAAAGGCATTGCTGTTGATTCATTTGGAAATATTTATATTGTTGATGCACTGTTTCATTCGGTACAAATTTTTGATATTAATGGAAACTATTTAAATTCATTTGGAAGCCAAGGAAAAAGTGAAAACAAATTTTGGCTGCCACAAGGAATTTTTATTGATGAAAATAATAAAATTTATGTTTCAGATAGTTATAACTCAAGAATCCAAATCTTTCAATTAGTGTTTGAATAG
- a CDS encoding cytochrome c3 family protein, which produces MKTRNTVLFIVFFIVCNLNYGQITGSVHDFSDEGWSNGQICLPCHAPHNNKAGMTPLWNHELSATPYTIYTNTNSMDATVGQPDGSSKLCLSCHDGTIAVDNYGGHTSTETPLGGSDNLGNNLSNDHPISFVYDANLATNDGDLFSPTSTSSGLGGTIHADMLENSKMQCSSCHDVHNGSGISKLLLKGNDGSALCLTCHDK; this is translated from the coding sequence ATGAAAACCCGAAACACAGTTTTATTTATCGTATTTTTTATAGTATGTAACTTAAATTATGGACAAATTACCGGATCTGTTCATGATTTTTCAGATGAAGGATGGAGCAATGGTCAAATATGTTTGCCTTGCCACGCTCCTCACAATAACAAAGCGGGCATGACTCCACTGTGGAATCATGAGTTATCTGCCACCCCATATACGATTTATACAAACACAAATTCAATGGATGCCACAGTAGGTCAACCAGACGGTTCATCAAAATTATGCTTAAGCTGCCACGATGGAACCATTGCCGTTGATAATTATGGAGGACACACCAGCACAGAAACGCCTTTGGGCGGGAGTGATAATTTAGGTAATAATCTTAGTAACGATCATCCAATTTCCTTTGTTTATGATGCGAATCTTGCTACTAATGATGGCGATTTATTTAGTCCAACTTCCACAAGTTCCGGTTTGGGCGGAACTATTCATGCAGATATGCTTGAAAATAGTAAAATGCAATGCAGCAGTTGTCATGATGTACACAATGGTTCGGGAATATCAAAATTATTGTTAAAAGGAAATGACGGAAGCGCTCTTTGTTTAACGTGCCACGATAAATAA